AGCCCCTGCCGCACCGGTCGCCTACAGCGGACCAGTGGCCAGCGTCAGTGGAGTCGAACAGATCATCCTGCAACACAACGCATTGATGGCTTCTCATTTGGCGATGCTCACCGGGCAACCAATGCCCGCCAGCCCCGTGATGCCGGCGGCAACGATTCCCGCGCCGCAGCCCATCGCGGCGCCGCAGCCCGCATCACAACCGATCGCCGCCGCACCGGCAGCCCCCGCTCCATCGCCAGTCGCCATCGACGCCGGTGCCAGCCAAAGCTGCGCGTCTAACAACGGGCAATCTTGTGCTAGCGACGCTACCGCGGCGATCGCCCCGGCTCCCAAGCCTGTCAACAAATTCGAACGCTTTGGTCCCTACAAACCGGTTCGCAAAGGGACCAACAACGGTCTGACAGACCAACAGCAACAGCACCTGAATCAATTCATGGACCGCTTCACGCGGCGGACCGCCAAATCACGCCAGCACGCTCAAACGCACCGCGATCACTTTGCCGATCCGCGCGGCGTGGCGGGATACCGCCGGATCTGGAAATCGATGGTCTATCAGATCGCTGTCGAACGCTCCAAGGGTTCCAAGCTGTGGGACATCGACGGAAACCAATACGTCGACATCGCGATGGGCTTTGGATTGAACCTGTTCGGCCAATCCCCCGACTTCGTCACCAAAGCGTTGCACGAACAATTGGATCGCGGAGTGGAAGTTGGCCCGCAGTCGGCGATCGCTGGCGAAGTCGCTCAATTATTGTGCGACTTCTCGCGTAAAGAACGCGCCACGTTCTGCTGCACCGGCTCCGAAGCGGTCATGGCAGCGCTGCGATTGGCTCGGACGGTGACCGGCAAATCGAAGTTCGTCTACTTTAATAAGGACTACCACGGCAACTTCGACCAAGTCTTGTGTCGATCCAGCCGGATCGGCGACCGCCGAATCTCCTCCCCCGCCGCTCCCGGAGTCCCTCAAACGTTTGCCGACAACGCGATCGTGCTGGATTACGGAACGCCCGAAGCCCTGCAGGTGCTCGAACAGCGATCCGATGAGATCGCCGCGGTCCTGATCGAACCGGTCCAGAGTGCCGATCCGTTTTTGCAGCCCAAGGAATTCCTGCAAGCGATTCGCCGGATCACTCGCGAAAAGAACATGGCGATGATCATGGACGAAGTGATCACCGGATTCCGAGCCGCTCAAGGCGGCGCTCAAGAATGGTTCGATGTCTGGGCCGACATGTCGACGTACGGCAAGATCCTCGGCGGCGGGATGCCGATCGGTGCATTGGCCGGTTCGCGGAAATACATGGACGCCCTCGATGGCGGCACGTGGAAGTTCGAAGACGATTCGGAACCCGAAGCCGACATGACCTTCTTCGCCGGTACATTTGTCCGGCACCCGCTGGGGCTGGCTGCGGCGCACCAGGTGCTGATGAAGCTGAAAGAGGAAGGGCCCGCGCTGCAACGCCAGTTGACCGACAAGACAACGCGTCTGGTGCAAACGTTAAACGCATTTTTTGAACGCGAACAGTTCCCGATCCGCGTCGCTCAATTCGCTTCGCAGTTCCGATTCATGTTCCCGCCCGATCTGGAATACGCCGACATGTTGTATTTCCACATGTTGGATCGCGGCGTCTTCACTCGCGGCTGGGGAGACAATTGTTTCCTCTCGACCGAACATTCCGATGAAGACATCGCGCACGTGATCAATGCGGTTCAGGAGAGCTGCTTGGAGATCCGCCGCGGCGGTTTCTTCCCCGATCCCGTTGCCGCGTCGGACGTTTGCGAATCCGACGAAAAAAAAAAGTCGATAGCGACGCAGGCTAGCAGCGTCGCTTTACCTGCGGTCAGCTCGCCCGCCAGCGATTCTTGGATCTCGACGCTCGTCGAGATCCAGCCCGAAGGCGATCGCACGCCGCTGTTCTGCACTCCCGCCGCCGATGGATTGACGATGATCTACCACGCGTTGGCCGATCATTTGGGAGAAGACCAGCCGCTGTATGGACTCAATTCGCCCGGCGTCTTGGGGCTGCCGATCGCCGATACGTTGGAAGAGTTTGCCGCCGGATTGGTGCGGGAAATTCGCGAAGTCCAACCGCACGGGCCCTATCTATTGGCCGGCTATTGTTCCGGCGGCACCGTCGCGCTCGAAATTGCGCAACAATTGACCGCCGCTGGCGAACAGGTCGCGATGCTGGCGATGATCGAGACCTACAATTGGATGACCGCTCCATCGACCAATCCGACCACGGCGACGAAACTCAGCTACGGCCGCCAGCGCGTCGAATTCCACCTGCGGAACTTCCTGCTGCTGAATTCGCAGGAAAAACGGCTGTTCCTATCGTCCAAGCTCCATTCGCTGGGCGTCCGCACCAAGGTTTGGCGGGGTTCGATCGCTCGAATGTTCTCGAAAAAGAAACCGCGGCGGATCGGGGCGACGGTCAACATGGCCGATCTGTGGCGACAGCACGACGCGATTTGCGAGGCGTATGTTCCCAAGCCCTACCCGGGGCGGATCGTTCATTTCCGGCCCCGCCGCGATTACAAATGCCATCTCGGAGCGGAACTGGAAGCTGTCGAAGGGGCGGAATATCACCGCATGGAAGCTTACCCGGCCGGCCTGATGGTCGATCCGTTCGTGCGGCAATTGGCAGTAAAAATCGAGCAATCGATCGACGAAGGTCTCGCGATGCTGCAACCGCCGCAAAGCACTCCCGCCCCCGAATATGCAGCCATCGGCCAGCAATAGCGAATTCCTCCGCCACAATTTCGGAACTCTGCGGCCCGACCAGGGTTAAAATCGGTGGCGTCCTGCGCCTTGGTTGTGGGATCGTCCAGTTTTTTGTTGCCCTTAGGATTTTCAGCATGTTCTCTCGACAAGCTCTCATCGGTTCGTTGGCTTGCCTGCTCGCCATCATCGCCTCCGACGGATGGTCTCAACCGCCGTTTGGTCGAGGCGGTGGCGATCGTGGTGGGGACCGCGGTGATCGAGGTGGTGACCGCGGCGGACGTGGTGGCCGAGGCGGCGGCGATCCCTCCAGCTTCATCGACCGGCTCGATCGCAACGGCAACGGGATGATCGATACCGATGAAATGCAGGGCCCTGCGAAATACATGATCGACCGGATGGCTCGCGAGAATCCCAAGATCGATTCGTCCAAACCGATTTCGTTGGACGCGTTAAAACAGGGCTTTGAAAAGATGCGCGGCCAGCGTGATTCGGGGCGTGGCAGCGACCGTGGCAGCGATCGCGATCGCGGAAGAGACCGCGACCAAGAACGCCGCGAAGTCGATGAGGCGATGGAAGTCGATCAGCTGGTGATGGGGTTCGAACCCGAAGCTCCCGCCGATCCCGTGCCAGGATTTGGTAGCGTGGGCGAATTATTTGCCGTCCGCGTGACTCCCGGCGATGAACGGACCGCGGCCGAACGGATGGGACGCTACGACCGCAACAAAAACGGCTACCTCGACAAAGAGGAGATGAGCGGAAACTGGTTCGGCAATCCGCTGGACTTCGACCGCAACGGCGACGGCCGCCTTTCCCCCGCGGAACTTGCCGTTCGCTACGCCCGCCGACGCGTGGCCGAAGAGGAGGTGAAGGAGGAACGAAGTCGCAGGGAATCGAAGCGCGAACCGGAAAAGAAACCGGCCAGCGACGAAGATCCCTTCGGCGGCCGGAAATCCTATCGCCGGATCGCTGCCGAATCCGATGCCGGCCTGCCCGGCTGGTTCAATGAACGCGATAGCAATCGCGACGGGCAAGTCATGATGGCCGAATACGCTTCGGTCTGGAACGACGATCTGATCAGCGACTTCTTCAAATTCGACCTCAATTCCGATGGCGTGATCACCGCCAGCGAATGTTACAGCGCCGTCGAATCGGGAGTGTCGCCAGGGAGCAGCGTCTCCAGCAGTTCCAGCCCGTCGTCCCGTTCGGAGTCCGCGATGACGTCGACCACCAGCAAACCTGCCGCCACTGGTTCCGGCGCCGCGTTGGATCCCAAATATGTCGGCTATGCCAAACGGATCATCGAACGCAGCGACAAGAACAAAGACGGCGTGCTGACGGCGGCGGAATGGAAGGACATGCTGTTGGACATCTCCCCCGCAGACGCCAACAAAGACGCCCGGATCACCGTCGAAGAATATGCCAGCTGGTTGAAGGCGAAGTCGACGCGTTAGTCCGGCCGAAGCGGTGCATTGCTCAAAGAGACGCCCCGTCGATCTGCGTTCAAGCTACCGATTCGCCGAGCAATTTGGAGTCTTCAGTTGCGTGCACGGATTACGTCCATCGTTTGGCTCATCGCGGTCTGCGGTGCCGGCTTGGCAGCGGGAGCAAACGACGATCTGATCACTCCTGCGATGGAAGACGGTTCACCCGCGGCTGGTAGACGAGTCCGCCAAGTCGCCGCGGAATATGCTGGCACAAACGTCCATCACGCTTTGTACCTGCCCGTCGATTGGAAGCCCGGCGGCCGATATCCGGTGATCGTCGAATACACCGGCAACAAATTCCCGCCGTCGCATTCCACCGGGCAAGTGAAAGATGCGAACCTCGGATATGGGATCAGCGGTGGCGAAGGATTCATCTGGGTAGTCATGCCCTGCGTCGCAGTCGGCGGGCAAGAGAACGCGGTGACCTGGTGGGGCGATCGCCAGGCGACGGTCGACTACTGCAAGACGAACCTGCCTCGCGTGTGCGCTGAATTCGGCGGCGACCTCGAAAACTTGTTCATCTGCGGATTCTCACGCGGCGCGATCGCGGCTAGCTACATCGGACTCGCCGATGATGAAATCGCCAGCTTCTGGAAAGGGATGTTCACCCACGACCACTTTGACGGCGAGCGGCAATGGAATTATCCCGACAGCGACCGCGAATCGGCGCTGCAGCGATTGGCCCGCCTCCGCGGCCGCCCCGTTTTAGTCAGCAGCACGCGGGCCAGCGCGATCCGCGACAACTACTTGATCGATCATCGCGATCTAGCGGCGTTCACGTTCCTCGACGTGCCGACCAAACAATTGTTCGCGATCCCCGAAGGTCCCTATCGGCATCCACACATGGACCTTTGGATGCACCGCGAGAGTCGCTATCGACAGCGGGCCCGCCAGTGGCTGAAGCTTGCATTACGGTAGCTGCCAGCCTTCGCGGCGGCCACGCGCTCAAAGGTTGTACAACGCGCCGAACTTCTGTTTCAGGTAGCCGACCAACGGTTGCGATGTGATTGGTTTGCCGGTCGCTCGTTGGACCAATTCGTTTGGCGAATAGACGCGTCCGTGGCGATGGATGTTTTCGTTCAGCCAACTTCGCAACGGCGTGAACTCTCCCTTGCCGAACATCGCGTCGAGATCGCCGAGCGCTTCCCCCGCGGCGTCGAACAACTGGGCGGCAATCAGATTGCCCAACGTATAGGTTGGGAAATATCCGAGCAGCCCGGCGCTCCAGTGAACGTCTTGCAGTACGCCATCGGCGTTGTTTGGCGGCGTGATCCCCAGGTATTCCTGATACTTCTGATTCCAAGCGTCGGGCAGATCCTTCGGTTTCAGGTCGCCGGAGATCAATGCCTGTTCCAGTTCAAAGCGGATGATGATGTGTAGGTTGTAAGTCACTTCGTCCGCTTCGACGCGGATCAAGCTAGGCTCGACCGTGTTGACGGCGAAGTGGAAGGCGTTGACGTCGAAATCCGACAACGCTTCGGGAAACGTC
Above is a genomic segment from Rosistilla ulvae containing:
- a CDS encoding aminotransferase class III-fold pyridoxal phosphate-dependent enzyme, with protein sequence MDRLDPGFTHVENTLSTLLRERTGYEIADLDRDATFMELGFDSLFLIQLSQEIKQRFSVKVSFRQLIEEVTSVDALIAHLVDQMPAPAAAPAPETPAPVAAEPVAEPTPQPEPVATPPAPVAEAQPAAPTAPVVAAVAPPQPATAMIPAPPQPLQAAPSTPIAAPAAPVAYSGPVASVSGVEQIILQHNALMASHLAMLTGQPMPASPVMPAATIPAPQPIAAPQPASQPIAAAPAAPAPSPVAIDAGASQSCASNNGQSCASDATAAIAPAPKPVNKFERFGPYKPVRKGTNNGLTDQQQQHLNQFMDRFTRRTAKSRQHAQTHRDHFADPRGVAGYRRIWKSMVYQIAVERSKGSKLWDIDGNQYVDIAMGFGLNLFGQSPDFVTKALHEQLDRGVEVGPQSAIAGEVAQLLCDFSRKERATFCCTGSEAVMAALRLARTVTGKSKFVYFNKDYHGNFDQVLCRSSRIGDRRISSPAAPGVPQTFADNAIVLDYGTPEALQVLEQRSDEIAAVLIEPVQSADPFLQPKEFLQAIRRITREKNMAMIMDEVITGFRAAQGGAQEWFDVWADMSTYGKILGGGMPIGALAGSRKYMDALDGGTWKFEDDSEPEADMTFFAGTFVRHPLGLAAAHQVLMKLKEEGPALQRQLTDKTTRLVQTLNAFFEREQFPIRVAQFASQFRFMFPPDLEYADMLYFHMLDRGVFTRGWGDNCFLSTEHSDEDIAHVINAVQESCLEIRRGGFFPDPVAASDVCESDEKKKSIATQASSVALPAVSSPASDSWISTLVEIQPEGDRTPLFCTPAADGLTMIYHALADHLGEDQPLYGLNSPGVLGLPIADTLEEFAAGLVREIREVQPHGPYLLAGYCSGGTVALEIAQQLTAAGEQVAMLAMIETYNWMTAPSTNPTTATKLSYGRQRVEFHLRNFLLLNSQEKRLFLSSKLHSLGVRTKVWRGSIARMFSKKKPRRIGATVNMADLWRQHDAICEAYVPKPYPGRIVHFRPRRDYKCHLGAELEAVEGAEYHRMEAYPAGLMVDPFVRQLAVKIEQSIDEGLAMLQPPQSTPAPEYAAIGQQ
- a CDS encoding EF-hand domain-containing protein, giving the protein MFSRQALIGSLACLLAIIASDGWSQPPFGRGGGDRGGDRGDRGGDRGGRGGRGGGDPSSFIDRLDRNGNGMIDTDEMQGPAKYMIDRMARENPKIDSSKPISLDALKQGFEKMRGQRDSGRGSDRGSDRDRGRDRDQERREVDEAMEVDQLVMGFEPEAPADPVPGFGSVGELFAVRVTPGDERTAAERMGRYDRNKNGYLDKEEMSGNWFGNPLDFDRNGDGRLSPAELAVRYARRRVAEEEVKEERSRRESKREPEKKPASDEDPFGGRKSYRRIAAESDAGLPGWFNERDSNRDGQVMMAEYASVWNDDLISDFFKFDLNSDGVITASECYSAVESGVSPGSSVSSSSSPSSRSESAMTSTTSKPAATGSGAALDPKYVGYAKRIIERSDKNKDGVLTAAEWKDMLLDISPADANKDARITVEEYASWLKAKSTR
- a CDS encoding esterase family protein, whose protein sequence is MRARITSIVWLIAVCGAGLAAGANDDLITPAMEDGSPAAGRRVRQVAAEYAGTNVHHALYLPVDWKPGGRYPVIVEYTGNKFPPSHSTGQVKDANLGYGISGGEGFIWVVMPCVAVGGQENAVTWWGDRQATVDYCKTNLPRVCAEFGGDLENLFICGFSRGAIAASYIGLADDEIASFWKGMFTHDHFDGERQWNYPDSDRESALQRLARLRGRPVLVSSTRASAIRDNYLIDHRDLAAFTFLDVPTKQLFAIPEGPYRHPHMDLWMHRESRYRQRARQWLKLALR